The following coding sequences lie in one Miscanthus floridulus cultivar M001 chromosome 9, ASM1932011v1, whole genome shotgun sequence genomic window:
- the LOC136481589 gene encoding uncharacterized protein, translating to MGGFDSLHDGLSDKLANVARNFQMEEDKDDDEEWEDEEFEFRPDPFKRGPMDAESRQEHDELEQRMKHEREEMDSVVMLHRTEMDIKLREERASLGVHSKEEPDKMDTNPTSCFNGTCS from the exons ATGGGTGGTTTTGATTCTTTGCACGATGGATTAAGTGATAAGCTTGCTAATGTGGCACGCAACTTCCAAATGGAGGAGGATAAGGACGACGACGAAGAATGGGAAGATGAAGAATTTGAGTTCAGGCCTGATCCGTTTAAGCGAG GACCTATGGATGCAGAGTCGCGGCAGGAGCATGACGAGCTGGAACAGAGGATGAAGCATGAGCGTGAAGAAATGGATAGTGTGGTTATGCTTCACCGTACTGAAATGGACATCAAGCTGAGAGAAGAGCGTGCATCCTTGGGCGTGCACTCAAAGGAGGAACCTGACAAAATGGATACCAACCCAACATCATGCTTCAATGGGACATGCTCTTAG